Proteins from a genomic interval of Oceanispirochaeta crateris:
- a CDS encoding alpha/beta hydrolase: MNLIRRALLLIPFFSFFTIGFSLPAKGQTDSRTEDSFGSQDISAVKEQMTPLENHNTQYFPETLAFLAHYSADQVPGPLEFGWFLSEERKIAAYLFRTPGEPAAGTVYLLHGYLDHSLSNTGVIRFLVEHNYNVAAFDLPGHGMSEGVPVDIDDFSEYAFCLKRFKALTESSLEGPFFALGHSTGSSVILEYTNLYENDFKALILTSPLVKNFAWRLTALGLFLGDPFMDDIKRRFGGSSSNEEFEYFTEHNDPLQSQRIPFHWIYANTNWIKRMEQIPPREDLVFHILQGRKDTVVDYRHNIPFLMEKYPHSDVIYYDEGEHSLFNEIPALRHKVYQDILTILELKG; this comes from the coding sequence ATGAATCTGATACGCCGTGCTTTGCTGCTCATTCCTTTTTTCTCTTTTTTTACGATTGGTTTTTCCCTGCCAGCCAAGGGGCAAACTGACAGTAGGACCGAAGACTCCTTTGGAAGTCAGGATATTTCTGCAGTAAAAGAGCAGATGACACCTTTAGAGAATCATAATACTCAATATTTTCCGGAAACACTCGCCTTTCTGGCCCATTACAGTGCCGATCAGGTCCCAGGTCCTCTGGAGTTCGGCTGGTTTCTGTCGGAAGAGCGTAAAATTGCGGCCTATTTGTTTCGCACCCCGGGAGAACCAGCTGCCGGTACGGTTTACCTTCTCCATGGCTATCTGGATCACAGTCTATCCAATACTGGGGTGATCCGCTTTCTTGTGGAGCATAATTACAATGTTGCCGCCTTTGATCTTCCCGGACACGGGATGTCCGAGGGAGTTCCTGTTGATATAGATGATTTCAGTGAATATGCCTTCTGTTTAAAAAGGTTTAAGGCTCTCACTGAATCCTCTCTGGAAGGTCCCTTTTTCGCTCTTGGACACAGCACAGGTTCCTCGGTGATCCTTGAATATACAAACCTCTATGAGAATGACTTCAAGGCATTGATTCTGACTTCTCCTCTGGTCAAAAATTTCGCCTGGCGTCTCACAGCTCTGGGATTGTTTCTGGGAGATCCCTTTATGGATGATATTAAAAGGCGTTTTGGTGGTTCCAGCTCCAATGAGGAATTTGAATATTTTACCGAACACAACGACCCTCTCCAGAGTCAGAGAATCCCCTTTCACTGGATTTATGCCAACACAAACTGGATTAAGCGCATGGAGCAGATTCCTCCCCGGGAAGACCTGGTTTTTCATATCTTACAGGGCCGCAAGGATACTGTTGTGGATTACAGGCATAATATTCCCTTTCTAATGGAAAAATATCCTCACTCTGACGTAATCTATTATGATGAGGGTGAACATAGCCTTTTCAATGAAATTCCTGCCCTTCGGCACAAAGTATATCAGGATATTCTGACCATTCTTGAATTGAAGGGTTAA
- a CDS encoding ankyrin repeat domain-containing protein, whose amino-acid sequence MKMIKSIPFFVIIISYLFFTPFLFADRSHEELIIEVLEEELNDLEAPGDIDIPDDRGRTALMRAVWQERTDLVRRLLSSGADPNLKDMNGQTALYFALQFTHDNDILSLLLRAGARTDLVDNSGKTPIEVFISRGQNPDFIDVFKEYGLFPSEERGEESLLFTVLDRPDSLLKYQFLEALSNAGCSLEGRNSLNRTPEEEALAQDDLKSADFLATLRYSLNEAMIDALEYHGQELTEFEILDFLNRGASPSYKNAGGYTPCHYAVAAGRPDLLNLLLQWDTAVFPFKNDPRELQNLILFFPLDYEPMIAVPLMELLLDQGLPVNIRDEKGQTLLAKSILHSTPLASLLIERGADPNLPGPEGVSPLMTALTIHLEDDVTLLEELAAAGADLGARDSQGWSALTYAILYGQNTKVMETLITLGVDPEIRDDFGTPGFFWAAAYADDTGFVASLLKDKAKAGWRDKDGWTPLMGALRFGNTPEMVALLAEMTPDGRIRDGIGRTLEEFKSEYEKNSPYQAPVELDRLIKNKRVYPADSIPVGGDLNKALLEVIRWGKDPAIAELLISEGADPNASDEEGFTALMTASAYSSYDMVRTLIRRGASVFDITPSGWTAFHLAAWSSDSRISSLLMEEGWDVDVRDFDNWTALMWVMRNHGSPEHIQLLLDAGADAEARSYRNETVLHLACSAWVAPHLESLDLLIEAGTDVNGLNIKGETPLILAASMGYGEVCQFLLEKGADPSILDKDGDSAYSRAYNKGYFELAELLGQWN is encoded by the coding sequence ATGAAAATGATTAAGTCTATCCCTTTTTTTGTTATAATAATTTCTTATCTGTTTTTTACTCCCTTCCTTTTTGCTGACAGAAGCCATGAGGAACTTATTATTGAGGTTCTTGAAGAGGAATTAAATGATCTAGAGGCTCCGGGGGATATTGATATTCCCGATGACAGAGGAAGAACGGCTCTGATGCGGGCCGTCTGGCAGGAACGCACTGATTTAGTCAGGCGTCTCCTTTCCTCGGGAGCCGATCCAAACCTGAAGGATATGAACGGTCAGACCGCTCTGTATTTTGCCCTACAATTTACCCATGATAATGATATCCTCTCTCTTTTGCTTCGGGCAGGAGCCCGCACTGATCTTGTGGACAATAGTGGTAAAACTCCCATTGAAGTTTTCATCTCCCGAGGACAGAATCCGGATTTTATAGATGTCTTCAAAGAGTACGGATTGTTTCCTTCTGAAGAAAGAGGGGAGGAATCTCTCTTGTTTACTGTGTTGGACCGTCCGGATTCTCTTTTGAAATATCAATTTCTTGAAGCCTTGTCCAATGCAGGTTGTTCTCTTGAAGGACGCAACTCCCTGAACAGGACTCCCGAAGAAGAAGCATTGGCACAAGACGATTTGAAAAGCGCCGATTTCCTGGCAACCTTGCGTTATTCTTTGAATGAGGCAATGATCGATGCCCTGGAATATCATGGACAAGAGCTGACAGAATTTGAGATTCTGGACTTTCTAAATCGGGGAGCCAGTCCGTCCTACAAGAATGCCGGGGGCTACACTCCCTGTCATTATGCCGTTGCCGCAGGACGGCCGGATCTTTTGAACTTACTGCTCCAATGGGACACAGCTGTATTCCCTTTTAAGAATGATCCAAGGGAACTTCAGAATCTCATCCTCTTTTTCCCCCTAGACTATGAGCCGATGATAGCCGTTCCACTAATGGAGTTACTGTTGGACCAGGGGCTTCCAGTGAATATTCGAGATGAGAAAGGGCAGACTCTCCTTGCAAAGAGCATCCTTCATTCCACCCCATTGGCCTCTCTTTTAATTGAAAGAGGAGCCGATCCAAACCTCCCTGGACCCGAGGGGGTCAGTCCTTTGATGACGGCCCTTACCATTCATCTTGAAGATGATGTGACTCTTTTAGAAGAACTTGCCGCGGCGGGGGCCGACTTAGGAGCGAGGGATTCTCAAGGTTGGAGTGCCCTCACTTATGCCATCTTGTACGGGCAGAATACCAAGGTCATGGAGACATTGATCACTCTGGGTGTCGATCCAGAAATAAGAGATGATTTTGGTACGCCTGGTTTTTTCTGGGCTGCCGCCTATGCCGATGATACCGGCTTTGTGGCTTCTCTGCTGAAAGACAAGGCCAAGGCCGGCTGGCGGGATAAAGATGGATGGACTCCTCTCATGGGGGCTCTCCGTTTTGGAAACACTCCCGAGATGGTCGCCTTGCTGGCAGAAATGACTCCAGATGGCCGGATTCGGGATGGAATTGGAAGGACTCTGGAAGAGTTCAAATCCGAATATGAAAAAAACAGTCCTTACCAAGCACCGGTAGAGTTAGACAGGCTGATCAAGAACAAAAGGGTTTACCCTGCAGACAGTATTCCTGTGGGGGGAGATTTAAACAAGGCTCTACTCGAAGTCATCCGCTGGGGAAAAGATCCGGCAATAGCGGAGCTCCTCATCTCAGAAGGGGCCGATCCCAATGCCAGTGATGAGGAAGGTTTTACAGCTCTCATGACAGCCTCTGCCTACAGCAGTTATGATATGGTTCGCACTTTGATCCGAAGAGGCGCCTCGGTATTCGATATCACACCCTCTGGGTGGACGGCTTTTCATCTGGCCGCCTGGTCCTCGGATAGTCGTATCTCCTCTCTGCTCATGGAGGAGGGATGGGATGTGGATGTCCGTGATTTTGATAACTGGACAGCCCTGATGTGGGTCATGAGGAATCATGGTTCTCCCGAGCACATTCAACTTCTTCTGGATGCCGGGGCGGATGCTGAAGCCAGATCATACAGGAATGAGACGGTTCTTCACCTTGCTTGTTCCGCTTGGGTTGCTCCCCATTTGGAGTCTTTAGATCTGCTCATAGAGGCGGGGACAGATGTGAATGGGCTTAATATCAAGGGTGAAACGCCTCTGATTCTTGCGGCTTCCATGGGATATGGAGAGGTCTGCCAATTTCTTCTTGAAAAGGGAGCAGATCCTTCAATCCTGGATAAGGATGGAGATTCGGCCTATTCCCGGGCTTACAACAAAGGCTATTTTGAGCTGGCAGAACTCCTTGGACAATGGAATTAA
- the trxA gene encoding thioredoxin, with protein sequence MAQHLTKQDFLDKVFDFENEKEWKFKGERPCIIDFYADWCGPCKMVAPILDELSTEYEGKMDVFKIDTEAEQELAGAFGVQSIPSILFIPKEGKPQMAQGALPKDSFLSAMKDILSVE encoded by the coding sequence ATGGCTCAGCATCTAACAAAACAGGATTTCCTGGATAAAGTCTTTGACTTTGAAAATGAAAAAGAATGGAAATTTAAGGGCGAACGTCCCTGTATCATAGATTTTTATGCAGACTGGTGTGGTCCCTGTAAAATGGTAGCTCCCATCCTGGATGAACTTTCTACAGAATATGAAGGCAAGATGGATGTCTTTAAAATAGACACAGAAGCCGAACAGGAACTGGCAGGCGCCTTTGGAGTTCAAAGTATTCCATCCATTCTTTTTATCCCCAAAGAGGGGAAACCCCAGATGGCTCAGGGAGCTCTTCCCAAGGACTCGTTCTTGTCGGCCATGAAGGATATTCTCAGCGTAGAGTAG
- a CDS encoding M3 family oligoendopeptidase: protein MKKNDLPAWDLNMYPGLDSDEYKSNRCEMEKILADLSVLLKKDELWQGKSLKSLEEVIPLLNRAHDIYESLESYTYCSYSVQTDNVTALNALNALEESALPFNGILVRFKNRLADSQSSEKDWKESPILKDYLYFLKESLKEQKFQLSPLEEDLAADLSRSGGTAWGRLQESISSSLKTEWEEGEEKTVTQLRLLSTHADREIRKKAWKKELQCWESMEIPLAAALNGVKGFSHTLNSRRGYKTTLERSTHQAGMSQTTLEAMIGSMKKSLPDFRRFMKAKASAMGLERLSWYDTVAPLSNAKDEWTWDRARGFIIEHFSSLSPAYSDFARFCFDKNWIDAPPRKAKVGGAYCISFPLTEESRIMTNFSGSFSDVSTIAHELGHAWHHEVLKKAPALHRHYPMTLAETASIFSETLVFQACSKQASHHEKASLLDSTLMDSNQVITDILSRFLFEQELMERRSSGEVSPEELKQMMLQAQDLTYGEALSEDERHPWMWAVKGHYYNQDLGFYNFPYAFGLLFALGLYSLYEEMGSDFSELYTKVLLKTGQASAEDCAAEAGIDLRGQAFWDRSLGIIKKQIDEYCSLVQP from the coding sequence TTGAAAAAAAATGATTTACCTGCCTGGGATCTGAACATGTATCCCGGTCTTGATTCGGATGAATATAAATCCAATAGATGTGAAATGGAAAAGATACTGGCTGATCTGTCTGTACTTCTGAAAAAAGATGAACTCTGGCAGGGAAAGTCACTAAAGAGCCTGGAAGAAGTCATTCCTCTATTGAACAGGGCACATGATATATATGAGTCTCTCGAGTCTTATACATACTGTTCCTATTCTGTTCAAACAGATAATGTAACTGCCCTCAATGCCCTCAATGCACTAGAAGAATCGGCACTTCCCTTTAACGGGATTCTGGTACGTTTCAAAAACAGGTTGGCCGATTCCCAAAGTTCAGAAAAAGACTGGAAGGAATCTCCGATCTTAAAAGATTATCTCTATTTCCTGAAAGAGTCTTTAAAAGAACAGAAATTCCAGTTATCTCCCCTAGAGGAAGATCTGGCGGCGGATCTTTCACGATCTGGGGGAACCGCCTGGGGCAGACTCCAGGAAAGCATATCCTCCTCATTAAAGACTGAATGGGAGGAGGGAGAAGAAAAGACAGTTACCCAACTGAGGCTCCTCTCCACTCATGCCGACAGGGAAATTAGAAAGAAAGCCTGGAAAAAAGAACTTCAGTGCTGGGAGTCCATGGAGATACCTCTGGCAGCCGCTCTCAATGGGGTTAAGGGATTTTCCCATACGCTCAACTCCCGACGGGGGTATAAAACGACACTGGAACGATCCACCCATCAGGCCGGCATGTCACAGACAACCCTGGAAGCCATGATCGGGAGTATGAAAAAAAGCCTTCCAGATTTCAGACGGTTCATGAAAGCCAAGGCCTCAGCCATGGGGCTTGAACGTCTCTCCTGGTACGACACAGTGGCCCCTCTCTCCAACGCAAAGGATGAATGGACCTGGGACAGAGCCAGAGGATTCATTATTGAACACTTCTCCTCCCTCAGCCCCGCATATTCCGATTTTGCTCGCTTCTGTTTTGATAAAAACTGGATTGATGCCCCCCCCCGGAAGGCAAAGGTGGGCGGTGCATACTGCATCAGTTTTCCTTTAACCGAAGAAAGCCGTATCATGACCAATTTCTCAGGTTCATTCAGTGATGTCTCCACCATTGCCCACGAACTGGGACATGCCTGGCACCATGAAGTACTAAAAAAGGCCCCTGCCCTTCACCGCCACTATCCCATGACACTGGCTGAAACTGCCTCTATTTTCTCGGAAACACTGGTGTTTCAAGCCTGTTCCAAACAGGCCTCCCATCATGAGAAGGCTTCCTTGCTGGACAGCACCCTGATGGATTCCAACCAGGTAATTACGGACATCCTCTCCCGATTCCTATTTGAACAGGAACTGATGGAAAGAAGATCATCTGGAGAGGTCTCCCCGGAAGAGCTGAAGCAGATGATGCTCCAGGCTCAGGATCTGACTTATGGAGAAGCCCTGAGTGAAGATGAAAGACATCCCTGGATGTGGGCGGTCAAGGGTCATTACTACAATCAAGATCTCGGGTTCTACAACTTTCCCTATGCCTTCGGCCTGCTCTTTGCATTGGGACTGTACAGCCTTTATGAAGAGATGGGCAGTGATTTTTCTGAACTGTATACCAAGGTACTGCTGAAAACGGGACAGGCAAGCGCAGAAGATTGTGCCGCCGAAGCAGGGATAGATCTCAGGGGACAGGCGTTCTGGGACAGGAGCCTGGGAATCATAAAGAAGCAGATAGACGAATACTGCAGCCTGGTACAGCCATGA
- a CDS encoding glycerophosphodiester phosphodiesterase, translating to MIVFAHRGASAYAPQNTVPSFKMALAMKAQGIELDVQLSSDGVPVIIHDFMLDKTTDLSGFVHTHSWQELRKADAGLWFGEEYRETRIPSLEEVLALIPKDVLLNVEIKSITSLNQPVARIVSQVLNQEKDRNLIVSSFNHPILKDFQLLSPEVKIGILTANDFINFPAYVESSGIRPYSIHPEASYLSYQSIEDYHKRGWKVMTYTINSTTQSRMVESLGADGIFSDYPDLNSDIQDSD from the coding sequence ATGATTGTATTTGCCCATAGAGGCGCGTCTGCCTATGCCCCTCAGAACACAGTTCCCTCTTTTAAAATGGCACTGGCCATGAAGGCCCAGGGCATTGAATTGGACGTCCAGCTCTCATCAGATGGAGTGCCTGTGATCATCCACGACTTCATGCTGGATAAAACCACAGACCTCAGTGGTTTTGTTCACACCCATTCCTGGCAGGAGCTCAGGAAAGCCGATGCAGGGCTCTGGTTCGGAGAGGAGTACAGAGAAACCCGGATTCCCAGCCTGGAGGAAGTATTGGCTCTGATTCCCAAGGATGTCCTTCTGAATGTTGAAATAAAATCCATCACATCATTGAATCAGCCTGTGGCCCGTATAGTTTCCCAAGTATTGAATCAGGAGAAGGACAGAAACCTCATTGTTTCGTCCTTCAACCACCCGATCCTCAAGGATTTTCAGTTACTATCACCGGAAGTGAAAATAGGCATTCTCACAGCTAATGATTTTATAAACTTTCCTGCTTATGTGGAATCCAGCGGAATTCGTCCTTACAGCATCCATCCCGAGGCATCCTACCTTTCATACCAATCCATAGAAGATTATCATAAGAGAGGGTGGAAGGTGATGACCTATACAATAAATTCCACCACCCAATCCAGGATGGTAGAATCCCTGGGTGCTGACGGAATATTCTCAGATTACCCCGATCTTAATAGCGATATTCAAGATTCAGACTGA
- a CDS encoding omptin family outer membrane protease, with protein MRRHLLYILFFCSLSVPLSALQAKPGALLSPNSNAGLSLSPFLSYMTGHSNELVYGSSSGPYPYLSRLHWEIQPAVISGVSASVNIGNVLFFNIAAGSSLNSPTGEMTDYDWDSEYFSTTDTDWTHYSLSTIYLTQSLLVDYNTAVRVYRTQRNSLDLLGGFKLIQWGWTDSIKEMNYYGEDIFTYVGTNGIDYDIEYRIPYLGVGFSLQEGPLFFNLTLLYSWMVSVDDHDFHKLRGLHFYDYFTGGFYYGYSATTRWHWTEAFSLAFSFDYDYVPELQGDTLVYSDSGNLLAYYPGGAGVSYAAASFSLNLEYRY; from the coding sequence ATGAGAAGGCACCTGCTGTATATTCTTTTCTTCTGTTCGCTCTCTGTTCCTCTTAGCGCCCTGCAGGCGAAGCCCGGTGCTCTTTTGAGTCCCAATAGCAATGCAGGGTTGTCTCTCAGCCCTTTTCTTTCTTATATGACAGGGCACTCCAATGAGCTTGTATATGGTAGCAGCAGTGGTCCTTATCCCTATCTCAGCCGTCTTCATTGGGAAATTCAGCCTGCTGTTATTAGCGGTGTTTCTGCTTCTGTGAATATTGGGAATGTCCTGTTTTTCAATATTGCAGCCGGTAGTAGTTTGAATTCTCCTACCGGGGAGATGACCGATTATGATTGGGACTCAGAGTATTTTTCCACTACCGACACAGACTGGACTCATTATTCTCTAAGTACTATTTATTTAACTCAATCACTTCTTGTGGATTACAACACGGCTGTCCGCGTTTACAGAACCCAGAGGAATAGCCTCGATTTATTAGGCGGTTTCAAGTTAATTCAGTGGGGCTGGACCGACAGCATCAAAGAGATGAACTACTACGGAGAAGATATATTCACCTACGTAGGTACCAATGGAATAGACTACGACATTGAGTACCGGATTCCCTATCTTGGAGTTGGGTTTTCACTGCAAGAAGGACCCTTATTCTTTAATTTAACACTTTTGTACAGTTGGATGGTCAGTGTGGACGACCATGACTTTCACAAACTCCGGGGACTCCACTTTTATGATTATTTCACTGGAGGATTTTACTACGGCTATTCTGCAACTACACGCTGGCATTGGACAGAAGCCTTCTCATTAGCCTTCAGTTTTGATTATGATTACGTACCGGAACTTCAGGGGGATACATTGGTATACAGCGACAGCGGCAATCTCCTGGCTTATTATCCGGGAGGTGCCGGTGTCAGCTATGCCGCAGCATCTTTCAGTCTGAATCTTGAATATCGCTATTAA
- a CDS encoding ATP-binding cassette domain-containing protein, with product MKAKPLISLIDQYLPAYPGKGKGPLINWTWNEGESWVILGENGSGKTNFSELIAAQMPGKTKKVSFEDLEDLLEQQIQQDDSEYTGRVDTGTALYEFLGLDQGETLPTGTIPPPAGLEKLMNSGLRILSTGEIRKSLIYKALLENPDLLILDEPFDGLDKESVLQMQEMIQSLITEGIPVLMILNRKSEILPCHSHVAVFREFQIVFEGSKEEWIQFDKVDIPLQQNTMKIPGAPGGSPKIKEQTLVEIRNTTVRYGEKIILDRINWQVKKGEHWKITGPNGAGKSTLLGLITGDQPQAYANDIRLFGKPRGSGESIWEIKEKLGIISPALQLSYRVSLTARMCIVSGLYDSIGIYNSVPPRERALADEWLRYIGMFHKAETPIKKLSYGEQRLLLIARGLIKHPALLILDEPCQGLDDRNRERILDVLGNFAGESETTLLYVTHHEEDKIRHIDRHLRFCPQDGGFTLTSDAVPLPQ from the coding sequence ATGAAAGCAAAGCCTCTGATATCACTGATTGATCAATACCTTCCCGCTTATCCTGGAAAAGGAAAAGGTCCCCTCATCAACTGGACATGGAACGAGGGAGAATCCTGGGTCATCCTGGGAGAAAACGGTTCGGGAAAAACCAATTTTTCCGAATTGATTGCGGCTCAAATGCCTGGAAAAACAAAAAAAGTCTCTTTTGAAGATTTAGAAGACCTCCTTGAACAACAAATCCAGCAGGATGATTCTGAATATACGGGTCGCGTGGATACGGGAACAGCTCTTTATGAATTCTTAGGACTGGATCAGGGGGAAACCCTTCCTACCGGGACAATCCCTCCACCGGCTGGTCTTGAAAAGTTGATGAATTCGGGATTGAGGATTCTATCCACAGGTGAAATAAGAAAATCTCTGATTTATAAAGCTCTTCTTGAAAATCCGGATCTTCTCATACTGGATGAACCCTTCGATGGACTGGATAAAGAATCGGTTCTTCAGATGCAGGAGATGATCCAATCTCTGATCACAGAGGGGATTCCCGTTCTGATGATCCTAAACAGAAAGAGTGAGATTCTCCCCTGTCACAGCCATGTAGCGGTATTCAGGGAATTCCAAATTGTCTTCGAAGGCAGTAAAGAGGAATGGATTCAGTTTGACAAAGTGGATATTCCTCTACAACAGAACACCATGAAAATACCAGGAGCACCGGGAGGATCTCCAAAAATTAAAGAGCAAACACTCGTGGAGATTCGAAACACAACTGTCCGTTATGGGGAAAAAATAATTTTAGACCGGATCAACTGGCAGGTAAAAAAGGGAGAACACTGGAAAATTACCGGCCCCAATGGAGCCGGAAAGTCAACCCTTCTGGGTCTGATCACAGGAGACCAGCCCCAGGCCTATGCCAACGATATTCGCCTCTTTGGTAAACCCAGAGGCAGCGGTGAGTCAATCTGGGAAATCAAGGAGAAACTGGGGATAATTTCCCCTGCTCTGCAGCTCAGTTACCGTGTCAGCCTGACGGCCAGGATGTGCATAGTATCGGGTCTGTACGACAGCATTGGTATTTACAACAGTGTCCCTCCCCGTGAACGGGCCCTGGCCGATGAGTGGCTGCGCTACATAGGAATGTTCCATAAGGCAGAGACTCCCATTAAGAAACTATCCTATGGAGAACAAAGGCTACTTCTCATCGCCCGGGGTCTGATCAAACATCCGGCTCTGCTCATTTTAGATGAGCCCTGCCAAGGACTTGATGATAGAAATAGAGAGAGGATATTGGATGTTCTTGGTAATTTTGCAGGAGAATCGGAAACGACACTGCTTTATGTGACTCACCACGAAGAGGATAAAATCAGACATATCGACAGACATCTCCGCTTTTGTCCTCAAGATGGTGGTTTTACATTGACCTCAGACGCTGTTCCACTTCCGCAATGA
- the ispH gene encoding 4-hydroxy-3-methylbut-2-enyl diphosphate reductase, with protein sequence MKNKKTIIRADEMGFCLGVRRAIGTLENAVRSNDSPVYTLGPIIHNPRVISDFASRGVKSVESPEDVPADCRVIIRAHGIPPLTQEALNKRGSLVMDGTCPKVIASQKTVRKYASLGYHTVIVGDPDHGEIQGLAGYANHPIVISSPEEAGRLTLDGPVMVISQTTIKQDEYDRVCAVLREKCKPLKIVESICSATSKRQEALIHLCSRVDACLIIGGKGSANTQRLFYTAQETGIPCWHIQDASEIPSEASLYDTIGLSAGASTPDSIIAEVEQRLRSM encoded by the coding sequence ATGAAAAATAAAAAAACAATCATACGAGCCGATGAAATGGGATTCTGTTTGGGAGTCCGTCGTGCCATAGGTACTCTGGAAAATGCAGTCCGTTCAAATGACAGCCCCGTCTATACTCTGGGGCCTATCATTCATAATCCCCGGGTTATCAGTGATTTTGCTTCCAGAGGAGTTAAATCTGTTGAATCTCCCGAAGACGTCCCCGCAGACTGCCGGGTTATCATCCGGGCTCATGGTATACCGCCTCTCACTCAGGAGGCGTTGAATAAGAGAGGGAGTCTTGTCATGGATGGAACCTGTCCCAAGGTCATTGCCTCCCAGAAAACGGTGAGAAAGTATGCTTCCTTAGGGTATCATACTGTCATTGTGGGAGATCCCGATCATGGAGAAATTCAGGGCCTGGCCGGATATGCGAACCATCCCATCGTTATCAGCAGCCCTGAAGAGGCCGGCCGCTTAACGCTGGATGGGCCTGTCATGGTCATTAGTCAGACAACGATCAAGCAGGATGAGTATGATAGAGTCTGTGCTGTATTACGGGAAAAATGCAAGCCCCTCAAGATTGTGGAGAGTATCTGTTCGGCCACAAGTAAACGCCAGGAAGCCTTGATTCATCTCTGCTCCAGAGTCGATGCCTGTCTTATCATCGGCGGCAAAGGCAGTGCCAATACGCAGCGTCTGTTTTATACAGCCCAGGAAACGGGTATCCCTTGCTGGCATATCCAGGATGCCTCAGAAATTCCATCTGAAGCCTCTTTGTACGATACCATCGGACTCAGTGCCGGAGCCTCCACTCCCGACAGCATCATTGCGGAAGTGGAACAGCGTCTGAGGTCAATGTAA
- a CDS encoding polysaccharide deacetylase family protein, with amino-acid sequence MSSLSLSARTGGNLYRIQMDREGNPVRLVFVRSLKEKEPESFLLENLDYKSPQVVRNEGVTILFPRKSEGQIPVLCFHRIGDEELYELSLPRVHHLMASLIKYKYYPISDHEFANGDFSSVPSGMRPVVLGADDAGATQLLWDENTLAAYGRGNPNRWELDPDCLASIFTRYFQKTRGHYNLTFYISFDAVPFRQLGGLANPGFPYEGTPVVRDKIRYAMREFHLGYHSLTHTFRENLTHDAFLWEIRESNRILSDYVGQKIALPTLAYPYGSGNFTEKEESDLLSSIERGEFPKTAYDLDGRFSDPPWSPSFRSWNISRYSVENKSFEPLLARLSSNNTYLSHRTILIYSTGKAISLEDYNLNLGGDDTVYVYIP; translated from the coding sequence ATGAGCTCGCTGTCCCTGAGTGCAAGGACCGGCGGTAATCTTTATCGGATTCAGATGGATCGGGAGGGGAATCCCGTCCGACTTGTCTTTGTCCGTTCCCTGAAAGAGAAGGAACCTGAATCTTTTCTCCTTGAAAATCTAGATTATAAATCTCCTCAGGTTGTACGTAATGAGGGTGTTACAATTCTGTTTCCCAGGAAATCCGAAGGGCAAATCCCTGTCCTTTGTTTTCACCGAATTGGTGATGAAGAATTGTATGAATTGTCTCTTCCCAGAGTGCATCACCTCATGGCTTCTCTGATAAAGTATAAGTATTATCCCATTTCAGACCATGAGTTTGCCAATGGTGATTTTTCTTCTGTTCCTTCGGGGATGCGTCCCGTGGTTTTGGGAGCGGATGATGCTGGGGCTACTCAGCTTTTATGGGATGAAAACACTCTTGCGGCCTATGGGAGGGGGAATCCCAATCGCTGGGAATTGGATCCTGACTGTTTGGCATCTATCTTCACCCGGTACTTTCAAAAGACTAGAGGTCATTACAACCTGACTTTTTATATTTCTTTTGATGCCGTGCCTTTCAGGCAGCTAGGCGGATTGGCAAATCCGGGGTTCCCCTACGAAGGAACTCCTGTTGTCAGGGATAAAATCCGTTATGCAATGAGAGAGTTTCATCTGGGGTATCATAGCCTGACTCATACCTTCCGGGAGAATCTGACCCATGATGCCTTCCTTTGGGAGATCCGTGAAAGCAATAGAATCCTTTCAGACTATGTGGGACAGAAAATCGCTTTGCCGACATTGGCTTATCCCTACGGATCTGGGAATTTTACAGAAAAAGAAGAGTCGGATCTACTTTCGTCTATTGAAAGAGGGGAGTTTCCTAAGACGGCTTATGACCTGGACGGACGGTTCTCCGATCCCCCCTGGAGTCCGTCGTTCCGTTCTTGGAACATTTCCAGGTATTCTGTGGAAAATAAGAGTTTTGAACCTCTTTTGGCGCGTTTATCTTCCAATAATACCTATTTGAGTCATCGGACCATTCTTATATATTCCACAGGTAAGGCTATTAGTCTGGAGGACTATAATCTGAATCTGGGCGGGGATGACACAGTGTATGTGTATATTCCATAA